In Monodelphis domestica isolate mMonDom1 chromosome 4, mMonDom1.pri, whole genome shotgun sequence, one DNA window encodes the following:
- the LOC103095891 gene encoding leukocyte immunoglobulin-like receptor subfamily A member 1: MTLSILDVSPDILGVRANPHLIHWPPSLPGLPKPVLFAEPSSVVAPGTNVTLGCSALQLTSQELLFTLSKAGSPGYPQPKKTGIEARFSLPSVKVRDAGSYSCFYSERRHAKGKSETSETLDLVVTGSLPRPSLQALPSAKVSLNGRVTLRCVLPVKPSLGSVMFMWLKAGTPEPLGRALQQSQRWANFTLPSVTVQDAGSFRCVYYEKTVQPRASEPSEPLYVCVTDSLTRPSLTVEPSSSVSLGEKMTLWCQSASCGTRFTLYKDGEDNPVQTIDSPQDKAGFLIAQVTHNHTGTYYCLHHTGEDIPTPALYSDPLELSVSGERDESFPEKGKSEGRE, from the exons ATGACCCTCTCCATACTGGATGTGTCTCCTGATATTCTGGGGGTGAGGGCAAACCCCCACCTTATTCATTGGCCTCCTTCTCTCCCAGGACTCCCCAAACCTGTCCTCTTTGCTGAACCAAGCTCTGTAGTTGCACCAGGCACCAACGTGACTCTCGGTTGCTCAGCATTGCAATTGACTTCTCAGGAGTTGTTATTCACTCTGTCGAAGGCTGGGAGCCCTGGATATCCTCAGCCAAAGAAGACAGGGATAGAAGCTAGgttttccctgccatctgtgaaGGTCAGAGATGCTGGGAGCTACAGCTGTTTTTACTCTGAGAGGAGACATGCAAAGGGGAAGTCAGAGACCAGTGAAACCCTGGACTTGGTGGTCACAG GTTCTCTTCCTCGGCCCTCCCTCCAGGCCTTGCCCAGTGCTAAGGTGTCCCTCAATGGAAGGGTGACCCTGAGGTGTGTCCTGCCAGTGAAACCATCCCTTGGAAGTGTGATGTTTATGTGGCTGAAGGCAGGGACCCCAGAACCCCTAGGACGAGCCCTCCAGCAATCCCAGAGATGGGCTAATTTTACCCTCCCGTCTGTGACAGTCCAGGATGCAGGGAGCTTCAGATGTGTTTACTATGAGAAGACAGTCCAGCCTCGGGCCTCAGAGCCCAGTGAGCCCCTCTATGTCTGTGTGACAG ACTCCCTGACCAGGCCCTCCCTGACAGTCGAGCCGAGCTCCAGCGTTTCTCTGGGAGAAAAGATGACGTTGTGGTGCCAGTCAGCATCGTGTGGCACCAGATTCACTCTGTACAAGGATGGAGAGGACAATCCTGTGCAGACCATCGATTCCCCCCAGGACAAGGCTGGATTCCTCATCGCTCAGGTGACCCACAACCACACTGGGACCTATTACTGTCTCCATCACACGGGAGAGGACATCCCCACCCCAGCCCTGTACAGTGACCCCTTGGAGCTTTCCGTGTCTG GGGAACGTGATGAGTCTTTTCCAGAAAAAGGTAAGTCTGAGGGTAGGGAATGA